From the genome of Ailuropoda melanoleuca isolate Jingjing chromosome 5, ASM200744v2, whole genome shotgun sequence:
agcgcaagGAGACCAATTATATTAGTATGCCTGATCCTAAATCCCTATACCGCGCACATTTGGTATTTTCTGCAAGTAAATAGTTTCTGGCTCCCAGAATGAAAGGTTAAATACTGCATTGTGCTTGTAAACAACATCACAACTTACACAGAAACAAGACGGGCCATTGGGttatttccttctagaaatagGTACACCAAAATTTGCCCATGTCTTTCATTCTGCATGCCAAATGTTGGGGGAAAGAAGGTGGGACAAGCTGCTTTTTCCATGAACATCAGACATTCCTAGCACTAACTCCCCCCCAGTCTCATCACACCTCTACTCTGCACTAGGTCCTCCCCAGCTCCATCACCTCTATTCAGCACCTCCTCCCTAGTTTCAACACACTTCTTTCAGCAGGCTCTTCCCCCGAAGTCACAGGCCTGCAAAGCTTCCAGTAGCAgaagaggaaagcagggaggCTATAATGTAAAAGTCTGGAGTCCCCACACAAGCATCATCTGCTCTTTGGGACAATCTCAAGTCACAGCCCCCAAAGTGGAAAGAACCGGCATTAGCACCCACTTAACAGCTGTTTACAGCACGCTTGCCTGCGGTCGGGCGCCGAGTGAGAGTTGAGGATAAAAGGTGAGCAGGAGAATGGCAGGATTTCCACTCCACCGGGGAAGGTAAAGTGTCTTTAAGCCCGCCTAGAGAGGGTAGGAAGAGGAGTATTTGAAGCCCACGGCAGGGAGAACTCACCTAATCCTGGAATGTTAAAAAGCTAAAACTCAACCAGTCGGAAGTGACGTGCCAGTTGAGACCCGCAGGTCCGCCACGTAACTGGCCGCCGCTTCAGCTCGCCACCTTCTCTCTGGACTGGCCTGAAGAGAGGATAAGTGTAGCTCAAAGTCCGCAACCGCCCGTGCCGTGCCCTCAGCGGCTTCCAGCCCCACCCGGGACCAGCGAGCGTGGCCAAAGCCGGCCCCGGAGCCTGGCGGGACAGCCACCGTCCCCGGCGCCCATCGGCGCCCTGCGGGCAATGGGGCTTCAGCGCTCAACCAGGCGCATGCGCGGCCCTCTTTCTCCAGAGGATTCCTCCAGTCACCTGGACGACCAAATTTCAGACACCTGCCACTCCAGGTCCCTTCTCGCTCTTGACTCCTCCAGCTGGTTCTCACCTCTGGCCCCCCTCCTACTCCTCCTCCCGCAGGCACCGCTAGGCCTTCCCGCGG
Proteins encoded in this window:
- the LOC105241841 gene encoding uncharacterized protein LOC105241841; amino-acid sequence: MTQPRPAVTARGALGRGVRSRPAGAGPRARARRRDSTYLPGFRSGSAGRGAAGALPPSFLLPPPPPRSATHNTRRKRKPRREARVSGSRGVGWPPREGLAVPAGGGVGGGPEVRTSWRSQEREGTWSGRCLKFGRPGDWRNPLEKEGRACAWLSAEAPLPAGRRWAPGTVAVPPGSGAGFGHARWSRVGLEAAEGTARAVADFELHLSSLQASPERRWRAEAAASYVADLRVSTGTSLPTG